CTCCAGGTACCGGCGGGAAAGGCCAATCCTTCACCGCCCATCGGCCCCGCACTGGGTCAGCACGGGGTCAATATCATGGATTTTTGCAAGGCGTTTAACGCCAGAACGGCAAATGACGAAGGCATGATCACCCCGGTGGTGATCACCATATACCAGGACAAAACCTTTACGTTTATCACCAAAACCCCGCCGGCTGCTGTGTTGTTGAAAAAAGCCGCCGGCATTGCAAGGGGTTCGGGCAGTCCCAAGGCCGAAAAAGTCGGCAAGGTGACCCAGGCCCAGGTGGAAGAGATCGCCAAAACCAAGATGCCGGATTTAAATGCCCCGGACATGGAAAACGCCTGCCGCATTATCGAGGGCACGGCCAGGAGCATGGGGCTTGAAGTGGTCTAAAGGTCAATCAAGGAGCTTAAGGGAAAAACAATGCGTAAACGGAGCAAAAAATACAGGGAGATCAAGTCCAGGTTTGATCTCCAGGAGCGGATCGATTTTGCCGCTGCGGTGGCTGCTGCGGTTGAGTCTTCCTATGTCCGGTTTGATGAAACCGTCGATATTGCCACCAAGCTTGGAGTCGATCCCCGACATGCCGACCAGATGGTTCGCGGATCCGTGGTCCTGCCCCATGGCCTTGGAAAAGAAGTCAAGGTCCTGGTCTTTGCAAAGGGTGAAAAGGAAAAGGAAGCCCAGGAGGCAGGGGCTGACTATGTGGGCAATGACGACCTGATCGAAAAAATCAAGGGCGGCTGGTTTGGCTTTGACAAGGCCGTTGCGACGCCGGATGTAATGGGCTCTGTGGGAAAGATCGGAAAAATCCTCGGCCCGAGAGGGCTGATGCCCAATGCCAAGACCGGCACGGTCACCTTTGATGTGGCCCGGGCGGTCAATGAACTCAAGGCCGGCAAGGTGGACTTTCGGGTGGATAAAACCGGCATCGTTCATGCGCCCATGGGCAAGGTCTCCTTTGGCCCGGAAAAACTGCTCGAAAACGTCCGTGCGTTCATGGATACGGTGTTGCGCCTGAAGCCGGCGGCCAGCAAGGGAACGTATCTGCGCTCCATTGCCGTTTCCACAACCATGGGTCCCGGCTTCAAGGTGGACCCGGTGTTTGTGAAGGAATTGCTCAAGTAAGAATTGCCGGTAATGCCCGGGATCCGCGAGCCCGGCTGCAGGCCGCGCCGCGTTTGCCATATATATCGATATGAATTGCGATATTTAATCATTAATCTGTCAAAGACCGTAGGTTCATTCCGTCAGGCGTGTATAATCGGAAAAAGGCTTTTCCGGCCTACTGAGGCAGGCTTTCTGATGCTGTGGAGGCCCGTGGTTTTTACAGATTCAGAAAGGAGGTGGAGTCAGTGTTAACGCTTTCGCAAAAGCAGGAGCTCGTGTCAGCCCTTCACGAGAAATTCGAGCAGAAAAAAATCCTTGTGCTTGTGGATTATAAAGGGCTCAATGTCACAAAAATCAACGATCTGCGATCAAAGCTCAGGCAGGCCGGCATTGAGTTCAAAGTGGTGAAAAACACCCTTTTAATCCGCGCCGCAGAGCAAACCGATGTGGAATTGCTCCGGCAGCAGTTTGAAGGCCCCAGTGCCGTGGCCATGAGCTATGATGATCCGGTGGCGCCGGCCAAGGTGCTCTGCGAGTTTGCCAAGGATAATGACAAGCTGCAGATCAAGGCCGGGATCATGGACGGCAGTGTGCTTGACGCCGACGGTATCAAGCGGCTTTCCGAATTGCCGTCGCGCGAAGTGCTGCTGGCAACCGTGCTGGGCACCATGAATGCCGTTCCCACAGGACTGGTTCGGGCCCTTAACAATGTTCCCGAGCGTCTGGTTTATGCCCTCAAGGCCATAAATGACCAGAAAGAGGCCGCTTAGGCTCCTGAGCCGTTTTTTTCGGGACAAACAATGCAACAATGACTTTTAAAACTTACTCGAATGATCGTGTAAAAGAATACCAAGGAGATATCCAATGGCTGACATCACCAAACAGGATGTAATCGATTTTATTGCCAACATGACGGTTCTGGAGCTTTCCGAACTGATCAAGGAACTGGAAGACAAATTCGGCGTTTCCGCCGCAGCACCCGTGGCAGCGGCCGGCGCGCCGGCCGCAGGCGGTGAAGGCGCCGCAGTCGAAGAGGAAAAGACCGAGTTTGACGTGGTCCTGACCGCAGTGGGCGACAAAAAGATTCAGGTTATCAAGGAAGTGCGTGCCATCACCGGTCTGGGCCTCAAGGAAGCCAAGGCCATGGTTGAAGAAGCGCCCAAGCCGGTCAAGGAAGGCGTGGTCAAGGAAGAGGCCGACAAGATCAAAGAACAGCTCGAAGGTGTGGGTGCCTCTGTGGAAATCAAGTAGCCTGCCTTTGTTCAGGCGCCTTTATACGCAATTCGGCGCAAATGCATGCATAGAGCACAGACATGTGATCACGACAAAATTGCGAAAATCGGCACCGGGGCTTGCCCGGCTGCCGGTTTTCGCAAATTGATTTTAATACGATATATGCTGGAGACGAAATGACAGGAAATCCGCCGAAATACAAACGATTTCGGAAAAATTTCGGTCGCATTCAGTCCATTGTGGACATCCCGGATCTTATCGGGATTCAACGCGAATCCTACCAGCGATTTCTGCAGATGGGGGTTGCTCCCGAAGAGCGGAAAGACAGCGGTCTGCAGGCTGTGTTTACCTCGGTGTTTCCCATAAAGGATTTCACCGGAACGGCTTCTCTGGAATTTGTTTCATACCATTTCGGGGAGGTCAAACACTCGGTCAATGAATGCATCAACCGGGGCATGACCCATGAAATTTCTGTTCGGATCCGGGTGCGCCTGGTGGTCTATGATGTAGACAAGACCACGGGTGTTTCCAACATCCGGGATATCAAGGAGCAGGAGATTTATTTCGGCACCATCCCCCTGATGACCGAACGCGGTACTTTTATCATCAACGGCACGGAACGCGCGGTGGTCAGCCAGTTGCACCGTTCCTCGGGCGTGTTTTTTGACCATGACAAGGGCAAGACCCATTCCAGCGGGCGGATCATTTACAGCGCCCGGATTATTCCGGTTCGGGGTTCCTGGATTGACATGGAAATTGATCCCAAGGATATCGTTTACGTGCGCATCGACCGGCGGCGCAAGTTTCCGGTCACCCTGCTGTTTAAGGCCCTGGGCTACACGAATGACGATATCCTGTCTTATTTTTACCATACCGAAAAAGTGTTTATTAAGAATGAAAAATTTGTCCGAAAGCTGAATCCGGAATTTCTCAAGGGTGAACGTCCGGGCGAGGACATTGTACACCCGGAAACCGGAGAAGTTCTGGTCAGAAAAGGGCGGATGATCACCAAGCGCGCCATCCGGCAGCTTCAGGCCGCGGGCATGGAACATGTGCCCATGACCGCAGATGAGCTCCAGCAGCGCGTGATCGCCTCGGACGTGCTTCATCCGGAAACCGGTGAGGTCATTGCCCGCTCCAATGATCCCGTGGAGCCCGATCTGCTCGAACAGATGGCTGGCGCCGGGGTGGAGTGGTTTGAACTTCTGGTCATGGAAGGCCCATTTACCGGTCAGTCCATTCGAAAGACCCTGCTGCTGGACAAGGCCAAGACCAAGGAAGAGGCATTAATTGACATTTACCGGCGGCTGCGGCCGGGAAACCCGGTGACCGCGGAGGTGGCCCAGGATTTTGTGGATCATCTGTTTTTCAAGACCGCCTATTATGACCTGTCCAGCGTGGGCCGGCTGAAGCTCAATCATCGTTTAAATATCGACACTCCGCTGGGCATGCGGACACTGCGCAGGGAGGATATCCTTCAGACCGCCAGGATACTGGTGGAGCTGCGCGATACCCAGGGCACTGTGGATGATATCGATCACCTGGGCAACCGGCGGGTGCGGGCAGTGGGCGAGCTGCTGGAAAACCAGTACCGCATCGGACTGGTGCGCATGGAGCGGGCCATCAAGGAGCGCATGAGCATGCAGGAAGTCGATGCGCTGATGCCCAATGATCTGGTCAATCCCAAGCCGGTGTCGGCTGTGGTCAAGGAGTTTTTCGGCACCAGTCAGCTTTCGCAGTTTCTGGATCAGACCAACCCGCTTTCGGAAACAACCCACAAGCGGCGCTTAAGCGCCCTGGGCCCGGGCGGGTTAACGCGGGACCGGGCCGGCTTTGAGGTGCGCGACGTGCATCCGTCCCATTACGGCCGGATCTGTCCCATTGAAACTCCGGAAGGTCCCAATATCGGACTCATTGTTTCGCTTTGTACATATGCCCGGGTCAATGAATACGGATTTATTGAAACCCCGTACCGGGTGGTGGAGGAAGCCACGGTTTCCAATCAGATCCGGCTGCTCTCGGCTTTTGAGGAAAAGGACCATCCCATTGCCCAGGCCAACGCACCGGTGGATGACAGGAACCGGTATGTGAACCCGGTGGTGATTTCACGGGTGGACGGCGAGTTCATGATGGTTGAAAAAGACCGCATCGAACTCATGGACGTCTCTCCCAACCAGCTGGTGAGCATCAGTGCCTCGCTGATCCCGTTTCTGGAAAACGATGATGCCAACCGGGCGCTGATGGGATCGAACATGATGCGCCAGGCCGTTCCCCTTCTCAATACCGAGGCGCCTTTGGTGGGCACGGGCGTGGAAGGCATTGTGGCCCGGGATTCCGGAGTTACGGTTGTGGCCAGGCGCGACGGGACGGTGGTGGATGTGGATGCCTCCAGAATTGTCCTGCAGCATGATCCTTCAGATGATCCGTCCCAGAAGGATGTCACCATATACAACCTGGGCAAGTTCGTGCGTTCCAACCAGAATACCTGTTTTAACAACAGGCCCATTGTCAAGAAGGGCGAAAGGGTTCACGCCGGTGAAATTATTGCCGACGGTCCGGCCACGGACAACGGGGAACTGGCCTTGGGCAAAAACGTGACAGTGGCGTTTATGCCCTGGGGGGGGTACAATTTTGAAGACTCCATTCTGGTCAGCGAACGCCTGGTCAAAGACGGGGTGTTTACCTCTGTGCACATCGAGGAATTCGAGGTGCTGGCCAGAGACACCAAACTGGGCCGTGAGGAAATTACCCGCGATATTCCCAATGTTGGGGAAGAAGCCCTCAAGGACCTGGATGAAAGCGGTATTATCCGGCTCGGTGCCGAGGTGGGCCCGGCCGATATCCTGGTGGGCAAGGTCACGCCCAAGGGCGAAACCCAGCTTTCTCCTGAGGAAAAATTGCTCCGGGCCATATTCGGGGAAAAGGCCGGGGATGTGAAGGATACCTCGCTGCGGGTGCCGCCCGGTATTTCCGGGATTGTCACGGATGTCAAGGTGTTTTCCCGCCGCGGCGTGGAAAAAGACGAGCGGTCGCGGGCAATCGAGGACGAGGAAATTGCCGCCCTGGAAAAGGACCGCGACGATGAGCTAAAGATCATCGAGGAGACGGCCAGAAACGAGATCATTGCCGTTCTGGTCGGCAAACAGTGCTCGGAAAGCCTCATCGACGGACAGAAGGTGCTGATTGCCCAAGATGTCCGGATGGAAAAAAAGATGCTGGCCGATATTCCCCTGGCCAAGTTCGGGCAGATTTCTCTAAAGGACAAAAAGACCGAGGAAAAAGTGGCAGAAATCCTGTCGCGATATCGTGAGCAGGCCGAAATGGCCAAATCCGCCTTTGAGCACCAGGTCGGTTCCATTGAAAAAGGCGATGAACTGCCCCCCGGCGTCATCAAGATGATCAAGATCTACGTGGCCATGAAGCGAACCCTGGCCGTGGGCGACAAAATGGCTGGCCGGCACGGCAACAAGGGCGTTGTTTCGCGCATTTTGCCGGAAGAAGACCTGCCCTATTTTGCTGACGGCCGCACCGTGGACATGGTTTTAAATCCTCTGGGCGTGCCGTCTCGGATGAATGTGGGCCAGATCCTTGAAATTCATCTCGGAAGGGCGGCAAAGGGCCTTGGAGACCAGGTCAATGCGCTGCTGGCCGAGGGCAAAACCGAGGAGCTGCGCAAAAAATTCAAAAGAATCTTTTCCGGCAAGACGCAAGCCGACCAGATAAAGGATATATCCGATTCCGATGTTCAGCGCCTGGCTGAAAATACCTCTGAAGGGGTCTTTATGGCTACCCCCGTGTTTGACGGCGCCAGGGAAGAGGAGATCAAGGACCTGCTCTCTGAGGCCGGGGTCAGCCCGTCGGGTCAGGCCACCCTTTATGACGGCCGCACAGGCCTGCCCTTTGATGAAAAGGTCACTGTCGGCGCCATGTATATGCTCAAACTGCACCATTTGGTTGCAGACAAGCTCCATGCGCGATCCATCGGCCCTTATTCCCTGGTAACCCAGCAGCCCCTCGGGGGAAAGGCACAGTTCGGCGGCCAGCGGCTTGGGGAAATGGAGGTATGGGCCATAGAGGCCTATGGCGCTGCCCATTGCCTGCAGGAGTTTCTGACGGTGAAGTCCGATGACATGGCCGGCAGAACCCGCATGTACGAAAAAATCGTCAAGGGCCAGAATGTTTTTGAGCCCGGGTTGCCCGAATCTTTCCGGGTTCTGACCAAGGAATTGCAGAGTCTGGGCCTGGACATAACGCTGGTGGAAGACGACAGCGAATAATTTTATTTTTCATGCAAGGAGATCGCATTGGAAACGATCTACGATTTTTTCATCAAGCCGAAAAATCCCAACCGGTACAAAGGCGTCCGGGTGGCCCTGGCCTCCTCGGAACAGATCCGGAGCTGGTCGCACGGCGAGATCAAGAAGCCCGAGACCATCAACTACCGGACCTTTAAACCGGAACGGGATGGTTTGTTCTGCGCAAAGATTTTCGGCCCCATCAAGGACTATGAGTGCAACTGCGGCAAGTACAAGCGCATGAAGCACCGGGGTGTCATCTGCGAGAAATGCGGCGTGGAGGTAATCCAGTCAAAGGTTCGGCGTGAGCGCATGGCCCACATTGATCTGGCTTCGCCCGTAACCCATATCTGGTTTTTGCGCAGTCTGCCGAGCAAAATCGGCAACCTGCTGGACCTGACCTTAAAGAACCTGGAAAAGGTTCTGTATTTTGACAATTTTATCGTGATCGATCCCAAGGACACGGGCCTTTCCAAGCTGCAGCTGCTCTCTGAGGAAAAATACCGGGAGGCGCGGCAGCTTTACGGCAACAAGTTCGAGGCGGGCATCGGGGCGGAGGCAATCAAGATTCTCCTGGAGCGCATCGATATCGAGGCCTTGTACAAGGAACTGCGTACCGAGATCATGGAGACCGGCTCTGATGCCAAGCGCAAGAAACTGGCCAAGCGGCTCAAGGTGGTGGATGCGTTTCGCAAGTCCGGCCTGGACCCCATCTGGATGATTTTAGACGTCATTCCTGTGCTGCCCCCGGATCTGCGGCCGCTGGTTCCGCTGGAAGGCGGGCGATTTGCATCCTCGGATTTAAATGACCTCTACCGCCGGGTGATCAACCGCAACAACCGGCTGAGTCGTTTAATGGAACTCCGGGCGCCGGATATCATCGTACGCAATGAAAAGCGCATGCTCCAGGAATCCGTTGACGTGCTCATAGACAACGGCCGCCAGGGCCGGGTGGTCACCGGCACCAACAAGCGCCCATTAAAATCCCTGAGCGAGACCTTAAAGGGTAAGCAGGGCCGGTTCCGCCAGAACCTGCTGGGCAAGCGCGTGGACTACTCCGGCCGGTCCGTGATTACCATCGGCCCGGATCTGCGGCTGCACCAGTGCGGGATTCCCAAGGAAATGGCCCTGGAGCTGTTCAAGCCCTTTATCTATCATCGCCTGGAGCAAAAAGGCATCGTCACCACTGTTAAAAGCGCCAAGAAATGGGTGGAAAAGCGGACTCCCGAGGTCTGGGATACCCTGGACGAGGTGGTCAAGGAATACCCGGTGATGCTCAACCGCGCCCCGACGCTTCACCGCCTGGGCGTCCAGGCTTTTGAGCCGGTGCTCATCGAGGGAAAGGCCATCCAGCTCCATCCCCTGGTCTGCACCGCGTTTAACGCCGACTTTGACGGCGACCAGATGGCCGTCCACATTCCGCTGTCCATGGAAGCCCAGATCGAGGCCCGGGTGCTGATGCTGGCATCCAACAATATTTTGTCGCCTGCAAACGGCAGCCCCATCATCGTGCCCACCCAGGATATCGTCCTTGGCATTTATTACATGACCCTGGGCCTGAGCGGTGCCCGCGGCAGCGGAATGAAGTTTGCCGACACCCAGGAGGTGCGCGTGGCCTATGACGCCGGCGTGGTGGATCTCCATGCCAAGGTCACCGTGCGTATCAAGGGCCAGCGCGTGGAAACCACGGTGGGGCGCGTGCTGCTGTGGGAAATTATTCCCAAGGGAGACAGCTACATCCTTCGCCACATCATGGTCACAGACAGGGACAAGGCCGATGACGTCGTGGAGGCGGTGGAGGAGGGCACCCCGTTTCGTGATCTTGTCAAGCCTTATTCCGAGGCGTTTGATAAGACGTATGAAGGAAATATCGGTCTTTTGGACGCCCCAGAGTTTCAGGAAATCTTCCAGCTTCCGGATTTTGAGGTGGAGTCGGTGTTTTCCCTGGATGAAGGCGATGTCAGCGGGATTATTCACGTGGGCGATCAATACCATGTATTCCAGGTTATTGAAAAACGCTCTGAGATTCCTTTTGACACCATCAACAAGGTGTTAAACAAAAAGGCCCTGCAGGATCTGGTCGATTATACCTACCGGCACAAGGGGCCCAAGGCCACGGTGATTCTGGCCGACCGGCTCAAGAACATCGGTTACAGCTATTCCACTGCCGGCGGGCTGTCGATTTCCATTGACGCCATGATTATTCCGGAAAGCAAGTGGGACATTCACGCGGCTGCGGAAAAAGAGGTGGCCGAGATCAACCACCAGTACACCGAGGGTCTGATTACCCAGGGGGAGAAATACAACAAGGTTGTTGACATCTGGGCCCGTGCCACCGACGAGATTGCCAACAAGATGATGGAGGCAATGGAAAAGCCTTATATCATGACCGATCTGCAGAAGGATGCAGCTCAGGTCGATGATAAGCGGCTTGCCGACATGAGCGACAAAACCGGTGGAGAAACGGTCAACCCGATTTTTATGATGGCTGATTCCGGCGCCCGCGGCAGCAAGGACCAGATGCGGCAGCTGGCTGGTATGCGGGGCCTGATGGCAAAACCATCCGGCGAGATCATTGAAACGCCCATTACCGCCAATTTCCGGGAAGGGCTTTCTGTGCTCCAGTATTTTATTTCCACCCACGGTGCCCGTAAAGGGCTTGCCGATACGGCGCTGAAAACCGCCAACTCCGGATACCTGACCCGCCGCCTGGCAGATGTTGCCCAGGACTGCACCGTTATGGAGCATGACTGCGGCACAGTAATGGGCATTGAGGTCGAAGCCCTTCTCGAAGGCGGAGAAGTGATCCAGCCCCTTGAAGAGCGGGTTCTGGGCAGAATTGCCCTGGAAGACGTGCAGGATCCGTTCACCGACGAGGTGCTGATCCGCCGGGGCGATGAAATCGATGAATCCGGAGTTGCCCGCATCAGCCAGGCCGGGGTCACCAGTGTGAAAATCCGCTCGGTGCTCACCTGCCGTTCCCGGTTCGGGGTGTGTGCCATGTGTTACGGCCGGGATCTTGCTCATGGCGGATTTGTGGAAATCGGTCAGACGGTTGGCATAATTGCCGCCCAGTCCATTGGCGAACCCGGCACCCAGCTGACCATGAGAACCTTCCACATCGGCGGCACTGCCAGCCGGCGGGTGGAGGAAGCTGAAATCCGCGCCCGCGTGCAGGGGATTGTCAAGTACAACAAGCTTAATGTGGCTGTGAATGCGGAAAACCGCAAAATTGTCATGAACCGCAGAGGGGGAGAGTTTTCCGTTGTTTCGGATTCCGGCAGGGAACTGGAACGGTGCCCGGTGATCTACGGCGCAGACATCCTGGTCGAAGACGGCCAGCGGGTGGAGGCCGGCCAGTTGCTGGCTTCCTGGGATCCGTTCACCACTCCGATCATCACCGCAGTGGAAGGAAAGGTCAAGTTCGGGGACCTGGTGATCGGCCGGACGCTGCAGGAACGGGTTGACCCGGTGACCGGCAAGTCGAGTCTTACCGTGGTGGAATCCAAGGGAATGGACGCCAGGCCCAGAATTTCCATAAAGGACAAGGAAGGCAAAACAGCCAATATCCCTGGCTCCGGACCGGCCCGGTACGTGCTGCCGGTCAACACCATTCTGATGGTGGAGGAGCACGACCATGTGCGGGCGGGTGACATTATCGGAAAGATTCCCAGGGAAACCACCAAGACCAAGGACATTACCGGTGGTCTGCCGCGGGTCGCCGAGCTTTTCGAGGTGCGCAAACCCAAGGAAGCCGCGGTTCTATCCGAGATTGACGGCTTTGTGGCCATTGCCAAGGCCACAAAGAAGGGAAAGCAGCGCCTGACCGTGACACCGGTTGATGCCGGCGAGAAAAAGGAATACCTGATTCCCCGGGGGCGCCACATCAGCGTATATGACGGCGACTATGTCAAGGCCGGAGAACCGCTGACCGCAGGCAGCCCCAACCCGCAGGATATCCTGAGTATCAAAGGCGAAGTCGAGCTGGCCCGTTATTTGTTAAACGGGGTTCAGGAAGTCTACAGGCTCCAGGGGGTTCGCATCAACGACAAGCATATCGAGGTGATCGTGCGGCAGATGATGCGCCGGGTCAAAATTCAGACCGTTGGCGACACCGCTTTTATTCCCGAGGAACAGGTGGACAGAATCGAGTTTGAGGAAACCAACCAGGCGGTTGTGGAGCAGGGCGGGACCCCGGCGGTGGGCGAGCCGCTCATTCTGGGAATTACAAAAGCCTCTCTGTCCACAGACAGCTTTATCTCTGCGGCCTCCTTTCAGGAGACCACCAAGGTGCTGACAGATGCCAGCATCGCAGGTGCCTATGACGGTCTGCGCGGGTTGAAGGAAAATGTAATCATGGGCCGGCTGATCCCCGCAGGAACGGGCCGGAATGAATACGGGCGGCCGGATATCGCTGCTGAATACTAAGCAGCGACGTCAGGCCCTGTCCGGTTATATGCGGGGCGGTTGAAATGGTGCCGGCAGGTAAAAGAAAAAAGCTTGACACCACCATGATTTAAGGGTATTGTTTGTTATTTTAGCTTAGCACTATAAACATTGTGAATATATGAATGATTTGTAATGGATAGGGGATAGCATGCCGACGATTAATCAGCTGGTTCGCAAGGGCCGCAAGCAGATTCAGAAGAAAAAGGGTGCGCCTGCGCTTAAAGCTTCGCCGCAAAAGCGCGGTGTGTGTGTCAGAGTTTATACGGCCACGCCCAAAAAGCCCAATTCCGCCCTGCGAAAGGTGGCAAGGGTTCGTCTGACAACAGGGGTGGAGGTTTCCGCGTATATCCCCGGCATCGGACATAATCTCCAGGAACACTCGGTGGTACTCGTGCGCGGGGGCCGGGTCAAGGACCTTCCCGGTGTCCGGTATCACATTGTTCGCGGTACCCTGGATACGCTTGGAGTGACTGACCGGAAGCAGGGTCGGTCCAAGTACGGAGCCAAACGCCCCAAGTAAAGCGATATCCGGGGTGCAACTTGTATCTGAAAAAAAATGGTGTAGGCAATGCCGAGAAGAAGAGAAATCCCTGAAAGAAAAATTATTCCGGATTACAAGTATAAAAGTCCGCTCGTATCCCGGTTTGTCAATTCCGTAATGAAAGACGGGAAAAAGAGCACGGCCCAGTCGTTGATCTATGAAGCTTTTGATATCATTGAGAAGCGGATGAATGAGCCGGCCTTAAAGATTTTCGAGCAGGCACTGGGCAATGTAAAACCCCAGCTGGAAGTCAAGTCCCGGCGGGTTGGGGGATCCACATACCAAGTGCCCACAGAGGTCCGGCCAATGCGACAGACCGCCCTGGCCATTCGGTGGATTCTCACCTATGCGGAAAAGCGGCCGGAAAAGGGCATGGCCAGGAAACTGGCCGGTGAGTTCATGGATGCCGCCCAGCAGCGGGGCGCTTCGGTTAAGAAGCGCGAGGATACACACCGCATGGCCGAGGCCAACAAGGCCTTTGCCCATTACCGGTGGTAGCCGAAGGTATTTTGGTTTTGATATCCCTTGCCCATCCAGTTTTTCCTTTTTGGATGGGCAAAGTATCTGATTGCAGATGATTCAGATTTATTTCAATGGCAAACCCGTTTGAGCAAGAGGGTGGAAAATGGCAAAGCAGAAGTTTGAGCGGACCAAGCCGCATGTAAACGTGGGAACGATCGGTCATATTGACCATGGCAAGACGACATTGACCGCGGCGATCACCAAGCATTGTGGATTGCGGGGCTGGGCGGAGTTTATTCCGTTTGACAAGATTGACAAGGCGCCCGAGGAAAAGGCCCGTGGGATCACGATTTCCACGGCTCACGTGGAGTATCAGACCAACAACCGGCATTACG
Above is a window of Desulfosalsimonas propionicica DNA encoding:
- the rplK gene encoding 50S ribosomal protein L11, with the protein product MAKKVVAQVKLQVPAGKANPSPPIGPALGQHGVNIMDFCKAFNARTANDEGMITPVVITIYQDKTFTFITKTPPAAVLLKKAAGIARGSGSPKAEKVGKVTQAQVEEIAKTKMPDLNAPDMENACRIIEGTARSMGLEVV
- the rplA gene encoding 50S ribosomal protein L1, which translates into the protein MRKRSKKYREIKSRFDLQERIDFAAAVAAAVESSYVRFDETVDIATKLGVDPRHADQMVRGSVVLPHGLGKEVKVLVFAKGEKEKEAQEAGADYVGNDDLIEKIKGGWFGFDKAVATPDVMGSVGKIGKILGPRGLMPNAKTGTVTFDVARAVNELKAGKVDFRVDKTGIVHAPMGKVSFGPEKLLENVRAFMDTVLRLKPAASKGTYLRSIAVSTTMGPGFKVDPVFVKELLK
- the rplJ gene encoding 50S ribosomal protein L10, with amino-acid sequence MLTLSQKQELVSALHEKFEQKKILVLVDYKGLNVTKINDLRSKLRQAGIEFKVVKNTLLIRAAEQTDVELLRQQFEGPSAVAMSYDDPVAPAKVLCEFAKDNDKLQIKAGIMDGSVLDADGIKRLSELPSREVLLATVLGTMNAVPTGLVRALNNVPERLVYALKAINDQKEAA
- the rplL gene encoding 50S ribosomal protein L7/L12, which translates into the protein MADITKQDVIDFIANMTVLELSELIKELEDKFGVSAAAPVAAAGAPAAGGEGAAVEEEKTEFDVVLTAVGDKKIQVIKEVRAITGLGLKEAKAMVEEAPKPVKEGVVKEEADKIKEQLEGVGASVEIK
- the rpoB gene encoding DNA-directed RNA polymerase subunit beta, with product MTGNPPKYKRFRKNFGRIQSIVDIPDLIGIQRESYQRFLQMGVAPEERKDSGLQAVFTSVFPIKDFTGTASLEFVSYHFGEVKHSVNECINRGMTHEISVRIRVRLVVYDVDKTTGVSNIRDIKEQEIYFGTIPLMTERGTFIINGTERAVVSQLHRSSGVFFDHDKGKTHSSGRIIYSARIIPVRGSWIDMEIDPKDIVYVRIDRRRKFPVTLLFKALGYTNDDILSYFYHTEKVFIKNEKFVRKLNPEFLKGERPGEDIVHPETGEVLVRKGRMITKRAIRQLQAAGMEHVPMTADELQQRVIASDVLHPETGEVIARSNDPVEPDLLEQMAGAGVEWFELLVMEGPFTGQSIRKTLLLDKAKTKEEALIDIYRRLRPGNPVTAEVAQDFVDHLFFKTAYYDLSSVGRLKLNHRLNIDTPLGMRTLRREDILQTARILVELRDTQGTVDDIDHLGNRRVRAVGELLENQYRIGLVRMERAIKERMSMQEVDALMPNDLVNPKPVSAVVKEFFGTSQLSQFLDQTNPLSETTHKRRLSALGPGGLTRDRAGFEVRDVHPSHYGRICPIETPEGPNIGLIVSLCTYARVNEYGFIETPYRVVEEATVSNQIRLLSAFEEKDHPIAQANAPVDDRNRYVNPVVISRVDGEFMMVEKDRIELMDVSPNQLVSISASLIPFLENDDANRALMGSNMMRQAVPLLNTEAPLVGTGVEGIVARDSGVTVVARRDGTVVDVDASRIVLQHDPSDDPSQKDVTIYNLGKFVRSNQNTCFNNRPIVKKGERVHAGEIIADGPATDNGELALGKNVTVAFMPWGGYNFEDSILVSERLVKDGVFTSVHIEEFEVLARDTKLGREEITRDIPNVGEEALKDLDESGIIRLGAEVGPADILVGKVTPKGETQLSPEEKLLRAIFGEKAGDVKDTSLRVPPGISGIVTDVKVFSRRGVEKDERSRAIEDEEIAALEKDRDDELKIIEETARNEIIAVLVGKQCSESLIDGQKVLIAQDVRMEKKMLADIPLAKFGQISLKDKKTEEKVAEILSRYREQAEMAKSAFEHQVGSIEKGDELPPGVIKMIKIYVAMKRTLAVGDKMAGRHGNKGVVSRILPEEDLPYFADGRTVDMVLNPLGVPSRMNVGQILEIHLGRAAKGLGDQVNALLAEGKTEELRKKFKRIFSGKTQADQIKDISDSDVQRLAENTSEGVFMATPVFDGAREEEIKDLLSEAGVSPSGQATLYDGRTGLPFDEKVTVGAMYMLKLHHLVADKLHARSIGPYSLVTQQPLGGKAQFGGQRLGEMEVWAIEAYGAAHCLQEFLTVKSDDMAGRTRMYEKIVKGQNVFEPGLPESFRVLTKELQSLGLDITLVEDDSE